In Aspergillus luchuensis IFO 4308 DNA, chromosome 1, nearly complete sequence, the following are encoded in one genomic region:
- a CDS encoding uncharacterized protein (COG:G;~EggNog:ENOG410Q1FG;~InterPro:IPR023271,IPR000425;~PFAM:PF00230;~TransMembrane:5 (n19-29c34/35o44-63i95-113o157-177i189-210o236-256i);~go_component: GO:0016020 - membrane [Evidence IEA];~go_function: GO:0015267 - channel activity [Evidence IEA];~go_process: GO:0055085 - transmembrane transport [Evidence IEA]) has translation MFLNTGLSRKALKPYVAEFLGTALLIVIGDGVVAQCLLSDYQYGTWLSINIAWAAAVCISGYLSDPGPTINPAVTICMALVRPTPGQWRKLPGKLFAQFLGGFVGAAIVYINYRSAIKDWDPEFTIPGGSILSPRGHHSAGIFSTYPAAFFESNWEAAFSELLGSAVLMFGILSISDPVNAIRFHSPQVTVFFLLTAIGAALGWQTGYAINPARDFGPRLFSAFIYGREVFTAANYYFVVPIFAPIVGCIVGAATYDSFLYEGDGSRITDALDNVEDRDGALRLH, from the exons ATGTTTCTCAACACTGGCCTCTCCCGAAAAGCTCTCAAACCATATGTCGCTGAGTTTCTCGGAACAGCTCTCCTGATCGTCATCGGCGATGGCGTCGTCGCTCAGTGTCTCCTTTCCGACTACCAGTACGGCACTTGGCTCTCGATCAACATTGCCTGGGCCGCAGCTGTCTGCATCTCAGGCTACCTTTCCGACCCCGGTCCAACTATCAACCCAGCTGTGACTATCTGCATGGCTCTCGTCCGTCCCACTCCCGGACAATGGCGTAAACTTCCCGGCAAACTCTTTGCTCAGTTCCTTGGTGGCTTTGTCGGTGCCGCCATTGTGTATATCAACTACCGCTCCGCCATCAAAGACTGGGACCCTGAGTTCACCATTCCTGGCGGCTCAATCCTGAGTCCCCGTGGACACCACTCCGCTGGTATCTTTTCGACTTATCCTGCTGCATTCTTCGAGTCGAATTGGGAGGCCGCATTCTCGGAGTTGCTCGGGTCTGCAGTCTTGATGTTTGGTATTCTGAGCATCTCGGATCCGGTCAATGCGATCAGATTCCATTCGCCTCAGGTGACAGTGTTCTTCCTGCTTACCGCTATTGGAGCTGCGCTCGGCTGGCAGACTGGCTAT GCTATCAACCCCGCGAGAGATTTCGGTCCTAGACTGTTCTCTGCTTTCATCTATGGCAGAGAAGTCTTTACCGCGGCCAACTATTATTTCGTTGTGCCTATTTTCGCTCCTATTGTCGGTTGTATCGTCGGTGCTGCCACTTACGACTCCTTCCTCTATGAGGGAGACGGGTCGCGTATCACCGACGCTCTGGACAATGTCGAAGATCGCGATGGCGCTCTGCGGTTGCACTAA
- a CDS encoding uncharacterized protein (InterPro:IPR032710) has translation MSATGGQPPTVISATQTPEEEANLNIAKEYMSIAYSPTQNRGAESVRHLCTPDSWFWSPSTFPGCSTPMDYAESHAHVMASVNDLHIVRYDQAWAKDGHVLLRYTAEGSHAGKPYKGIERSDPPRKARWSAAAIFEVQDGKIKSFTKDWDQKVMQVCCWSLSVVCRCGAVADKTDDADPAWVGAGARIG, from the exons ATGTCTGCGACAGGGGGCCAACCACCGACCGTCATCTCGGCAACCCAAacaccagaagaagag GCCAATCTCAATATCGCAAAAGAATACATGTCAATTGCCTACTCGCCAACCCAGAATAGAGGTGCCGAGTCCGTTCGCCACCTGTGCACCCCGGACAGCTGGTTTTGGAGTCCCTCTACTTTTCCTGGATGTTCCACGCCGATGGACTACGCAGAATCGCACGCCCATGTCATGGCGTCGGTCAATGATCTGCATATAGTTCGATATGACCAGGCGTGGGCAAAGGATGGACATGTGCTACTGCGATATACGGCTGAAGGATCGCATGCCGGGAAGCCGTATAAAGGAATTGAGAGATCGGATCCACCTCGGAAAGCGAGATGGAGCGCTGCTGCTATCTTTGAGGTTCAAGATGGCAAGATCAAAAGCTTCACGAAGGATTGGGACCAAAAGGTGATGCAGGTATGTTGCTGGTCATTGTCGGTGGTATGCCGCTGTGGGGCAGTAGCTGATAAGACCGATGATGCAGATCCAGCTTGGGTGGGCGCCGGTGCAAGAATCGGATGA